GCATTTAGAACCAGAATCTTCATTCCGAAGTACATTTAGATACAACAATAATATGTACATCATTGCAGGCGAAGTTTTAAAACGTGTTAGCGGCATGTCTTGGGAAGAGTTTATTGAAACCAAGATTATGAAACCAGTCGGAATGGTCAACAGTAAAGCCTCTTACAATCGTGTTACGGATAAGTCAAATATTATTGATGCACACACTTTGGCAGATGGCGAAGTTGTACAAATTCCTCATGATTGGTCACCTTTAGCAAATCCTGCTGGAGGAATAGTAAGTAATGTAAAAGACATGCTAACATGGGCACAATTTTTAATGAATGATGCTGTTACAAAAGACGGTACACGATTATTAGATAAAGATTTGTTTCACGAGTTGTGGCAACTACAAACACCATTACGTGTTAGAGCAAATGATGCATACAATAGTAACTTTAGAGGTTACGGATTGGGTTGGTTCTTGACGGATGTAAAAGGTGGACACAAGCAGGTGTATCATACAGGTGGATTATTAGGTACAGTAACACAATTTACTATGATACCTGATTTGGATTTGGCAATAGTAGTATTAACCAATCAAATGGTGGGCTCTGCATTTAATTCCATTACAAATACCATTAAAGATAGTTACTTGGGTTATAATGATAGAAATTGGTTATCGCGTTATGGTAAAAACAGAAAGGATTATTTAAACCGAATTGAAGCACAAAAGAAAGATATTTTTGCACAAGTTGAAGCTGCTAAAAAAGACAATAGTTTACCAAAACCAAATCAAATTGTTGGCACTTATAACGATGCTTGGTTTGGGAATTTTATTATCTCTCATGATGGCAATACATATACAATTAAGAGTGAACGTTCGTCGCAGCTTGTAGGTGAGTTATTACCATATAATCAAACCACATATATAGCCAAGTGGAATAACCGCAGTTTTGATGCCGATGTGTTTGTCAATTTTGTGTTTGATGAAGACGGAAAAACGACTGGTGCAACCATGAAATACATTACTTCTATCACAGACTTTAGTTTCGATTTTGGAGATTTAGAACTTAAACGCGTCGACTAAAAATGAACAGAACTAAAGAAATTTGGATGAGTGGCTTTGCGCTATTCTCAATGTTTTTTGGAGCAGGCAACCTTATTCTGCCACCACTTTTAGGATTCAAAGCTCTAGATCAATGGTTTATTGTAGCTGCTGGTTTTGCGATTACCGCAGTAATTATTCCAATTACGGCGATTTATGCACATGCACGATTGCAAGGCACACTTTATGACTTTGGCAAAAAAGTATCACCAGATTTTAGTGTCGTCTATTGTGTCTTGATTTATATCATCGCCATTGCATTACCTGCACCTCGAACCGCATCGGTAACTCATGAGATGGCTATCCAACCTTTTTTTGAAACCCCCACATTATTAACCAGCACGATTTACTTTGCTTTGGTATTGGTCTTTGTACTTAATCGCTCAAAAGTATTGAGTATTCTGGGTAAGTTCTTAACACCATTAATTGTCATTATACTGTTGCTTATTATTGGTATTGGCATGACATCAGATGTACCAAGTATAGCTTCAGGAATTTCAGAAGCACCTTTAGTTAATGGTATTTTAGAAGGCTATCAAACCTTTGATGCTATTGGCGGTGTTGTGGTTGGTGCTGTTTTAATTATATCATTAAACCTTCGTGGTCATAACACGTTTCAAGATAAAAAAGAACTCATTATCAAATCTGGCCTTATTGCTGGTGGTGGATTATTTATCATTTATGCAGGACTTATTTTTGTTGGTGCTTTATATGGCAGCAGCTTTAGCGCAGATATTGACCGTACAGCATTACTATCTGGTTTAAGCTTACAAACTTTAGGTAGTATTGGTACTACTTTTTTAAGTGTTTTGGTGGCCTTAGCTTGTTTTACAACAGCAGTCGGAATTATTACAGGTACAGCAGATTATTTTAAAGGCTTATTTAAAGAATCGCAATTGGCATACATTATAACTGCCGTTTTAGGAAGCGTTATTGGTGTTATTGTTGGTAGCTATAATGTTGGCTTTATTATAGACATTGCCTTACCAGCTTTGATGTTTATTTATCCGATTACTATTGTATTAATTATCCTAAATGTATGTCCAGAACGATGGACTTCTGGTTTGGTTTTTAAAGCAGTAGTCATCACAACATTTGTATTTAGTATACCAGATTTTTTAAAGTTTTTTATGAATGCCGAAAAACTACAACCTATCATCGAAGCTGTACCAATGGCAGAGCATAGTTTGGGATGGGTTTTACCAGCTTTAGTGGTATTTGTATTGGTAAATGTATTACAGAAGTCTAGACCGCATTCAGATTCTTAATCGCAGAAAATGCTTGATCTACCAAATGACTTTCCACCAAAACGGTAAATTCATTGGTGGTCGAAATCACTTCGTGAAGCGAAATACCTTCCCAAGCAAAACGTTTAAAAATTTGATAATACAAACCCGAAATCCGCTGATTGTTTTTTGGTAATCGGATGCTAATTGCCGACAATTCATCTTGCGAATCAATCATCTTTTCATTTTTAAAACCTTCTAAAATGATACGTTTTTCAGAAGCCGAAACCACAATATTACTCTCGTATATACCACGCGAAAACCCATAGAAAGATTTGGTATCTAAAGTTTCCATAACAGTAGAATGGCTTTTAATCAAGGTGTCCGAATTTTGAAACGTATAATCAATCAAATTACTACGTACGGTAATATCACCCAATTGTTTTAGCACCGCTTTTAGCTGGTGCGATTGACGCAAATGTACTGGTGGCGAATAACGACGCAATGCCATCATTATGGCACCTGTTTTCACAGGTTTTCCCAACATGTTGCTTACAGGCGTTTGTAATTCTTCTGATAAGGCAGAAAAATTTATGATTTCTCTAAATAAAGCTTCCTCTAAAAAGGGTTGCTTTACCAGTATGTCTTCGACACAAGATGCTATAGTTCTCATCTGTTATATAATTAACAATATGTGCAAATATAAACTATTTCTTCAAAATATTCGTCATCAAGAAACCTGTCCACTTATTTTTGCACTCTAAAATCTAAATAACATGTTAGTATATAAATTTGGTGGTACATCTGTAGGTTCGGTGGTTAATATCAATCACGTTAAAGACATCATCGATAACAATGATAGAAAGATAGTGGTCTTGTCAGCAATGTCTGGTACCACAAATGCTTTGGTCGACATCTCAGAGTTTATAAAATCAAATCACACTGAAGCCGCTATCGCGCGCATCAATACGCTTAACGAAAATTACAATACTGCGGTTTACGATTTGTTGCATGACAAAACGCTAAGACAAGAGGTAAGTGATTACGTAAATCGTATTTTTAAAAATTTAGTCGAAGCGACTCAAAAAGAGTACTCAACCCAATTATACAATTCTATTTTAGCAAATGGTGAGCTACTATCCACTTATATGTTTAGCCGGTTTTTGCAACAAGAAGGTTTTAATGTGGCCTTATTACCAGCATTAGATTTTATGCGTATTGACCGCAATAACGAACCTGATAATTTTTACATCAAACAAAACATAACACGACTTATCAATAGCCAACCAGTGGCAGACATCTATATTACGCAAGGTTTTATTTCTCTTGATGCCGATGGTTACATTACCAACTTGCAACGTGGTGGTAGCGATTATACGGCAACTATCATTGGCGCTGCAATCGAAGCCGATGAGGTACAGATTTGGACCGATATCGATGGCTTTCATAACAATGACCCACGATTTGTAAACGATACCAAAGCCTTATCGCATTTGTCTTATGACGAAGCTGCGGAGCTGGCGTATTTTGGTGCTAAGATTTTACATCCGCAAACGGTAATGCCTGTACGCAGTTTAGATATCCCATTACGATTAAAGAATACGATGGCACCAGATGCACATGGCACATTAATTACCAACCAAATTCATGGCGATGGTATTAAAGCCATTGCTGCCAAAGATGGTATTACAGCGATAAAAATAAAGTCGGTGCGCATGTTATTAGCACACGGTTTTTTAAAGAAAGTTTTTGAGATTTTCGAAACCTACGAAACCGCTATTGACATGATTACAACCTCAGAAATTGCAGTATCCTTAACGATTGATGATACCACAAATTTAGATGCGATTGTCACCAAGCTGCAAAAATTTGCCCAAGTAGAAGTCGAAGATTATATGAGTATTGCTTGTTTGGTTGGTAACAATATTATTTACCATCCAGATACGCCAGAACTCTTCCAAGTATTGCAAGATGTTAATGTACGTATGATTGCTTATGGCGGAAGCAATAATAACATATCCTTGCTCGTTAATACCAGCGATAAGCTAGAAACCTTACAAAAGCTACAGCGTTACGTGTTTAATGGTTATTCCGTATTAGCTTAGTTTTTAGTTGAAGAAAGCGCCGAAAGGCGCTTTTTTATTTTATAGTATCTGCCATACGCTTCATTGTATCTCAACTATGATTTTATGTAATGTTTTAATGGTGTTAGCACTATTGGTAATGCTCATTAAATGTTTAAGTCCATCAAGGAGTACAATTGCTTCGGACTTATCAACTTCAAATTCAATTTTCATAATTCGTTGGTTTTGGTTGGTTAATAAAATTAATAGCAAGCACCATAGCAAAACATACCCAATATTGGGTATTTACTATCGTGCGTAAACAACGAATTAATCGGTAAGCAATTGGTAATTAAATAGCTATGTTAAAACTATATAAAAATTCTTACAGCGCCAAATTAATTTTAAAGCGTTTGCATGCGTAAGAGTTCTGCCTCTGCGGCAATGTAACCAAAGCCAGACCAATTGCCATTAGCAACTAAGTATTGGTACATGGCTACAGCTGTTTCTAACTGGTCATTGTACTGGTGCCAATGTGCAATACCGTAATGGACAGCTTCTTTTGCACCACCAGAATTGTTGGCGTCCAAATCGTTATCATTAAGCTCGCCTTTATAGTATAACAACAGCATGTGGTAGGCTTCATTTTCTATAATGGTCATGGCATCGGCATCAACGGACATAATAAGTGTTTTTGCATCTTGGGGTTGGTCTAGACGCTGTAAAATCATATACAGCCAATGCAGAGACGCCACACGCATATCGTCATTGGTAGACGCATCCAAACATTTTTGAAAATTGGATTGTGCTTTTGACCAATTGGCTTTGAGATAATACGCCAAACCCAAGTGGTAATAAATGTTGGTATGTAAACTAGATACGGGTTGGTTAAGACGGTTAGGTATCCCATCTGGTTCTATAACATCTTCTGTGTCTTGTATAATTTTTGCTGCGGTTTCGAGATGTGAAATGGCTTTATCAAACGCTCTAACTGTAATGTAGCGATGACCAATATGTCTATAAAAACGAGCATCGTCAGGGAATTTTGAGATACCTTCTTCAAAAATGGCAATAGCCTTTTTGTAATCGCCCAAATATGCGGTGCGTCGCCCAAGCCAAACTATAAAATCGGCGTTTATAGGATTGCTATTGTAGGTATCTAATGCTTTAAGGTATTTGCTGACTTTGGCAGAATCTTTAGCTTGCAACTGCGAGCTTAGCAAAGGTGTTTTTAACAAGGATTGCCCTTGCAAAGTGTCAATTTTTACGGTATCGGTTGGTATGGATTTCCACCGTTCTTGGCAACTAAAAAAGCTTGCCGCTATTATAATAAGAATGAGCTGTTTCATGACCAAAAGTTAGTAAAAACCTAGAAACAGCTATTATTTTTTAGTCACTATAATCAATCCGTTCGCGAATGCCACCACTTTCGCGATGGATAATCACCGCTGCTTTTTTGCGTTTGGCAATGGTTTTGGCTTTTCGGATTGCAGTAGATTGCTTACGATGTTTAGAGCTAATACGTTTATTACCTTCGCGACGGACAGCCCAACCATCTTCGTAAGGCACAACATGTTGGTGCCATGTCCTTGTTTTGGTTGCTGAGCCTGTCGAAGTGCCAAAAGCCTCAAGAATGACTCTAAAAATTTCGAGTAAGGCTTCGGTCCAAGATTTGTTTTTGTTAGCCATTAGCTGTTCATAATCTCTTCAATCTCTTCTGCTTCGATTGGGATATTTTGCATCAAATTAAAAGGTGCTCCTGTTTCTTGTACAACTACATCGTCTTCTAGTCGGATGCCAAAACCTTCGTCTGGGATATAAATACCAGGTTCTACCGTAAAGACTTGGTTGGCTTGCATTGGTTCGTGTAACAATCCATAATCGTGGGTATCTAAACCAATATGGTGGCTTGTGCCATGCATAAAGTATTTTTTGTAGGCTGGCCAATCTGGGTTTTCGTTTTGCACATCGGCTTTGTCTAGTAATCCTAAACCTAATAACTCTGACGTCATCAGTTTACCAACTTCGACATGGTATTCCGCCCAAAGTGTGCCTGGAACTAATAATTTTGTAGCGTCATTTTTAACACGATTTACAGCATTATAGACGGCTTTTTGGCGGTCAGTAAATTTTCCTGAAACAGGAATTGTACGCGTTAAATCACTAGAATAATTGGCATACTCTGCGCCAACATCCATAAGGATTAAATCACCAGCGTTGCATTGCTGATTGTTTTCGATATAATGCAGTACGTTGGCATTGTTACCTGAAGCAATAATCGGTGTGTATGCAAAACCTTTAGAACGGTTATTTAAAAACTCGTGCATAAACTCGGCTTCGATATTGTATTCCCAAACACCAGGCTTTACAAAGTCCAAAACGCGACGCACGCCTTTTTCTGTAATATTACAGGCGTGTTGCATGAGGTCTAATTCTATCTGGTCTTTTACAGAACGTAAACGTTGCAAAATAGGATTGCTTTTGGCAACTGCATGTGCAGGATATTTGTCTTTGAGCCATTTTGTAAAACGGTCTTCGCGCGTTTCTGTAACCACACTAGCACGGTAATGTTCGTTGGTGTTGATATATACAGTCTCGCATTGTGTCATAAGCTCAAACATGACTTTTTCCATATCCTGAAGCCAATATACCGTCTTGATACCAGAAGTTTCAAAAGCTTTTGCTTTGGTTAGTTTTTCACCTTCCCAAACTGCAATATGTGCGTTGGTTTCTTTTAAAAATAGAATTTCACGATTTTTTGGATTTGGACAATCTGGGAAAATAACCAGAATACTTTCTTCCTGGTCAACACCACTTAAATAAAAGATATCGCGATGCTGTGCAAATGGTAATGTGCTATCTGCACTTACCGGATAAATATCGTTTGAGTTAAATACTGCTAAACTGTTTGGCTGCATTGCTGAAGCAAAGTTTTTACGGTTTTTTATAAAGAGGTTGCGGTCAATTAAATCGTATTTCATAATCGAAAATAAGTTGTGAGTTTCAAAAATAAACAATCAATTTATAAAGCATAAAAAAAGAGCCTAAAAATAGACTCTTTTCATTTTTATGTTGCTACCTATTTATTTAGCCATGGCTTTTTTGACAACTCCAACAATAGCCATTAAGATTCCACCACCGACACCACCGCCAGCAACGCTACCTAAAATGCTAGTGACGTCCATGCCTGTTGAAGCTTCAGCAGCTGCAGCGCCGCCAAGCCCAAGCATTCCCAGGACTTTTCCGCCAAGTCCACCACCAAGAATACCTGCGACAGAATTCCACAATGTGCCTAAGTCTAAATTTTTAGCAAGTTTTCCGACAACATTTCCACCGACAGCTCCACTGACTAGTTGAATAATTAAAGGTAAATACTCTTCCATTTTTATAATATTTTATTAGTTAATTAACATAAATGTAATTAAAATGATTAAATAAATGTTAAAAAATTATATTATTAATAGTTTAGAATGTGTAAATCGGTGATTAAATAATA
This DNA window, taken from Winogradskyella sp. PC-19, encodes the following:
- a CDS encoding aspartate kinase — translated: MLVYKFGGTSVGSVVNINHVKDIIDNNDRKIVVLSAMSGTTNALVDISEFIKSNHTEAAIARINTLNENYNTAVYDLLHDKTLRQEVSDYVNRIFKNLVEATQKEYSTQLYNSILANGELLSTYMFSRFLQQEGFNVALLPALDFMRIDRNNEPDNFYIKQNITRLINSQPVADIYITQGFISLDADGYITNLQRGGSDYTATIIGAAIEADEVQIWTDIDGFHNNDPRFVNDTKALSHLSYDEAAELAYFGAKILHPQTVMPVRSLDIPLRLKNTMAPDAHGTLITNQIHGDGIKAIAAKDGITAIKIKSVRMLLAHGFLKKVFEIFETYETAIDMITTSEIAVSLTIDDTTNLDAIVTKLQKFAQVEVEDYMSIACLVGNNIIYHPDTPELFQVLQDVNVRMIAYGGSNNNISLLVNTSDKLETLQKLQRYVFNGYSVLA
- a CDS encoding DUF2188 domain-containing protein, with the protein product MANKNKSWTEALLEIFRVILEAFGTSTGSATKTRTWHQHVVPYEDGWAVRREGNKRISSKHRKQSTAIRKAKTIAKRKKAAVIIHRESGGIRERIDYSD
- a CDS encoding aminopeptidase P family protein; this translates as MKYDLIDRNLFIKNRKNFASAMQPNSLAVFNSNDIYPVSADSTLPFAQHRDIFYLSGVDQEESILVIFPDCPNPKNREILFLKETNAHIAVWEGEKLTKAKAFETSGIKTVYWLQDMEKVMFELMTQCETVYINTNEHYRASVVTETREDRFTKWLKDKYPAHAVAKSNPILQRLRSVKDQIELDLMQHACNITEKGVRRVLDFVKPGVWEYNIEAEFMHEFLNNRSKGFAYTPIIASGNNANVLHYIENNQQCNAGDLILMDVGAEYANYSSDLTRTIPVSGKFTDRQKAVYNAVNRVKNDATKLLVPGTLWAEYHVEVGKLMTSELLGLGLLDKADVQNENPDWPAYKKYFMHGTSHHIGLDTHDYGLLHEPMQANQVFTVEPGIYIPDEGFGIRLEDDVVVQETGAPFNLMQNIPIEAEEIEEIMNS
- the brnQ gene encoding branched-chain amino acid transport system II carrier protein, translating into MNRTKEIWMSGFALFSMFFGAGNLILPPLLGFKALDQWFIVAAGFAITAVIIPITAIYAHARLQGTLYDFGKKVSPDFSVVYCVLIYIIAIALPAPRTASVTHEMAIQPFFETPTLLTSTIYFALVLVFVLNRSKVLSILGKFLTPLIVIILLLIIGIGMTSDVPSIASGISEAPLVNGILEGYQTFDAIGGVVVGAVLIISLNLRGHNTFQDKKELIIKSGLIAGGGLFIIYAGLIFVGALYGSSFSADIDRTALLSGLSLQTLGSIGTTFLSVLVALACFTTAVGIITGTADYFKGLFKESQLAYIITAVLGSVIGVIVGSYNVGFIIDIALPALMFIYPITIVLIILNVCPERWTSGLVFKAVVITTFVFSIPDFLKFFMNAEKLQPIIEAVPMAEHSLGWVLPALVVFVLVNVLQKSRPHSDS
- a CDS encoding tetratricopeptide repeat protein; amino-acid sequence: MKQLILIIIAASFFSCQERWKSIPTDTVKIDTLQGQSLLKTPLLSSQLQAKDSAKVSKYLKALDTYNSNPINADFIVWLGRRTAYLGDYKKAIAIFEEGISKFPDDARFYRHIGHRYITVRAFDKAISHLETAAKIIQDTEDVIEPDGIPNRLNQPVSSLHTNIYYHLGLAYYLKANWSKAQSNFQKCLDASTNDDMRVASLHWLYMILQRLDQPQDAKTLIMSVDADAMTIIENEAYHMLLLYYKGELNDNDLDANNSGGAKEAVHYGIAHWHQYNDQLETAVAMYQYLVANGNWSGFGYIAAEAELLRMQTL
- a CDS encoding serine hydrolase, which encodes MAIKRWFLLILFAISLTATAQIDEAKLDKLVQETLTTFDVPGISVGILKDNQIIYSRGHGVRSLTTKKAMNADTKVGVASNSKGFTCFALAMMVDAGKLNWDDKVRKHIPEFQLAEPWVTENFTVRDLVTHRSGMSLGAGDLMFFPEGSDFTTADVIDNVKHLEPESSFRSTFRYNNNMYIIAGEVLKRVSGMSWEEFIETKIMKPVGMVNSKASYNRVTDKSNIIDAHTLADGEVVQIPHDWSPLANPAGGIVSNVKDMLTWAQFLMNDAVTKDGTRLLDKDLFHELWQLQTPLRVRANDAYNSNFRGYGLGWFLTDVKGGHKQVYHTGGLLGTVTQFTMIPDLDLAIVVLTNQMVGSAFNSITNTIKDSYLGYNDRNWLSRYGKNRKDYLNRIEAQKKDIFAQVEAAKKDNSLPKPNQIVGTYNDAWFGNFIISHDGNTYTIKSERSSQLVGELLPYNQTTYIAKWNNRSFDADVFVNFVFDEDGKTTGATMKYITSITDFSFDFGDLELKRVD